The following are encoded together in the Gadus chalcogrammus isolate NIFS_2021 chromosome 2, NIFS_Gcha_1.0, whole genome shotgun sequence genome:
- the hrob gene encoding homologous recombination OB-fold protein: MTCNLNGLFSIGDDFDDEDLFEAEWAAPAVPACVSAPVPSSALSAPTPGGQDNTSPHRTLKALNKDTRGPTQAAATDTVRPGLRQISCVPEPSSSSAQHACPDVATQLRRSAGDEPQKASEVRDEFEDWDVDLADLDESVHQAGPGVQNQKALAPPTAGELISSANRLRPPNHGRTHPESRTPYRGSGGVSPSPRRPPHCVPSGPPGPRPSLGPAPPWIPVVFNVPSSPSPRATRGSHHPPSQRPWTTPGGGPAPPPMYSPRPLSTPVLTNHLVRLVSAANNPPRKRPRSGAQPPSARRFPGPAGLLPQQSLNQSLDDIVVSVPQTPAHGAVARLPSQCSGSQSEEEEFTSGPWGAMKADMGLDERNATCFLHSYSVVMVLRKAALRQLAQNKVPNMAVQLKSIMHTHADAKAVFRDPTGEIAGTVHRRLLEDRLGELKAGAVLLLKQVGVFSPSHRNHYLNVTPSNLLKIYPPDGEGSSSTSFSSSSSVTPCLPPLMQEPACPSTSAPWGPVSSMQLELEDDDEDDDDEEVCQRGVAPGTRSEEVPPGTELQGGPQDPAWDGGGDDDLNELLGDLLEDSSSV; this comes from the exons ATG ACCTGCAATCTAAACGGATTGTTCAGCATTGGCGATGACTTTGACGATGAG gACCTGTTCGAGGCAGAGTGGGCTGCCCCAGCAGTGCCAGCCTGCGTGTCCGCTCCCGTTCCATCCTCTGCACTGAGTGCTCCTACTCCAGGTGGCCAGGACAACACTTCCCCCCACCGGACCCTCAAAGCCCTCAATAAGGACACACGCGGCCCCACGCAGGCGGCTGCCACAGACACTGTCCGTCCGGGCTTGAGGCAGATCTCCTGCGTTCCAGAACCTTCCTCGTCCTCTGCACAGCACGCCTGTCCGGACGTGGCCACCCAGCTGAGGCGCTCAGCAGGCGACGAGCCCCAGAAGGCCTCTGAGGTCCGGGATGAGTTCGAGGACTGGGACGTGGACCTCGCGGACCTGGATGAGAGCGTCCACCAGGCGGGCCCGGGGGTCCAGAACCAGAAGGCGTTAGCCCCCCCCACCGCCGGGGAGCTCATATCCTCGGCCAATAGGCTCCGCCCCCCAAACCATGGGCGGACACACCCTGAATCCCGGACGCCGTACCGAGGGTCTGGCGGTGTCTCGCCGTCGCCACGCCGACCGCCGCACTGCGTGCCGtcgggccccccggggccccgcccctctttaggccccgcccctccctggaTCCCCGTGGTGTTCAACGTCCCCagcagcccctccccccgggcAACGAGAGGCTCTCACCACCCCCCATCGCAGAGGCCGTGGACCACGCCCGGGGGTggccccgcgcccccccccatGTACAGCCCCCGGCCCCTGAGCACGCCGGTGCTGACCAACCACCTGGTCCGGCTGGTGTCGGCCGCCAACAACCCCCCCAGGAAGAGGCCTCGCTCCGGGGCCCAGCCCCCCAGCGCCCGGCGCTTCCCCGGGCCCGCGGGGCTGCTGCCCCAGCAG TCCCTGAACCAGAGCCTGGATGACATCGTGGTGTCGGTCCCTCAAACCCCCGCCCACGGCGCTGTGGCTCGCCTGCCAAGCCAG TGTTCCGGCTCccagtcagaggaggaggagttcaccAGTGGGCCCTGGGGGGCCATGAAGGCAGACATGGGATTGGACGAGAGGAACGCCACGTGTTTCCTGCACTCGTACAGCGTTGTCATGGTGCTGCGGAAG GCGGCGTTGAGGCAGCTGGCCCAGAACAAGGTGCCCAACATGGCGGTGCAGCTGAAGAGcatcatgcacacgcacgcggaCGCCAAGGCCGTGTTCAGAGACCCCACAG GTGAGATCGCGGGCACGGTGCACCGGCGCCTCCTGGAGGACCGACTTGGCGAGCTGAAGGCGGGTGCGGTGCTGCTGCTCAAACAG GTGGGTGTGTTCTCGCCCTCCCACCGTAACCATTACCTGAACGTCACGCCCAGTAACCTGCTGAAGATCTACCCCCCGGATGGAGAgggcagctcctccacctccttctcctcctcctcctccgtcaccccgTGCCTCCCTCCTCTGATGCAG GAGCCCGCCTGCCCGTCCACCTCGGCCCCTTGGGGCCCCGTCTCCTCCATgcagctggagctggaggacgacgacgaagacGACGACGATGAGGAGGTGTGCCAGCGAGGGGTCGCCCCAGGGACCCGCTCGGAGGAGGTTCCCCCCGGCACGGAGCTCCAGGGAGGCCCGCAGGACCCGGCCTGGGACGGGGGCGGAG ACGATGACCTGAATGAGCTCCTGGGAGACTTACTGGAGGACAGCTCCAGCGTGTGa